In Mycolicibacterium gadium, the genomic window CTCGGCACGAACCTCCGGATCGGTTGACGCGTCTGGCAGCTCCTGAACAGGCCCGGACGTCGACGTAGGACCGTAGTCCGCGCTCCGCACCCGCTCGCTGTTGGACATCAAATCGGTGGCCACGATCATCGGGCACAGCACCGAAACGCCGATCCCGTTGGCCCGCACCTCCCGTGAGAGTGTCTCCGCCAGAGCCACCACGCCGTACTTGGCGACGCAGTACGGCCCGAGTCCCACATTGGGGATGAGACCGGCGAACGACGATGTGAAGACGATATGGCTGTCCTCGGCCTGCGCGATCATGCGCGGAAGAAACGCCTCGACACCGTGGATGGGTCCCCACAGGTCGACGTCGATCACGAAGCGCCAGTCGTCGTGGCTGGTCTCTGCGATCGACCCCGCGTACGCGATGCCCGCATTGTTGAATACGACATGCACCGTGCCGAAGACTCGGAACGCCTCGTCGGCGAGGTGGACGACGTCGTCGAGCTTGCGGGTGTCGCAGATCACGCCGTGCGCGTCGAACCCGTCGCCGCGCAGCGCCGACACCGCCTCCTGCAGACCGGCTTCATTGATGTCGGCCAGCATGAGACGGGCGCCGCGACGCGCGAATTCGTGTGCGGTGGCGAAGCCGATGCCGCTCGCCCCTCCGGTGATGACTGCAGCGCGCCCTTGAAAACTGTCCACGGCGCGACCCTATGCGGTCAGCGCGGTCCGTTCGGCGGATCCCACGACGGATCGCCCAATTCGGCGCGAATGACGCCCCACGGATCGGCGTAGACACCCGGAGCTTTCCAGTAAGCGCTCCGACGCGTCATCACCGCCCGGACGACCGGC contains:
- a CDS encoding SDR family NAD(P)-dependent oxidoreductase, with translation MDSFQGRAAVITGGASGIGFATAHEFARRGARLMLADINEAGLQEAVSALRGDGFDAHGVICDTRKLDDVVHLADEAFRVFGTVHVVFNNAGIAYAGSIAETSHDDWRFVIDVDLWGPIHGVEAFLPRMIAQAEDSHIVFTSSFAGLIPNVGLGPYCVAKYGVVALAETLSREVRANGIGVSVLCPMIVATDLMSNSERVRSADYGPTSTSGPVQELPDASTDPEVRAEDVARLTADAILANRLYIVPHQASRPSIQRRFERIDRAFDDQIADGWTH